From Ictidomys tridecemlineatus isolate mIctTri1 chromosome 2, mIctTri1.hap1, whole genome shotgun sequence, the proteins below share one genomic window:
- the LOC101957259 gene encoding putative inactive tRNA-specific adenosine deaminase-like protein 3 isoform X1, with protein sequence MESAPGLTEQRGQKARSPAREPAPWQALPVLSEQQSRDVELVLAYAAPILDQRQTSRLLREVSAIHPLPAHPHLKRVRRSRDAHGPHALEMLLCLVGPATGSCSLAELLPRPAVDPQGLGQPFLVPVPAWPPLTRGQFEEAQAHWPISFHEDKQVTSALAGQLFSAQERAVMQSHMERAVLVAQQAAARGLRAVGAVVVDPVSGHVLATGHDCSCAGSPLLHAVMVCVDLVAQGQGRGTRSFRHHPACSFVPAAAQCVRVGAVRKLEEAEAEDGLPYVCTGYDLYVTREPCVMCAMALVHSRVQRVFYGAPSPDGALGTRFRIHAQPGLNHHFQVFRGVLEDQCRCLDPDT encoded by the coding sequence ATGGAGTCGGCGCCCGGCCTCACTGAGCAGCGTGGTCAGAAGGCAAGGAGCCCCGCGAGGGAGCCAGCGCCGTGGCAAGCGCTCCCGGTCCTGTCGGAGCAGCAGTCCAGGGACGTGGAGCTGGTGCTGGCCTATGCCGCGCCCATCCTCGACCAGCGCCAGACCTCACGCCTCCTCAGGGAGGTGTCTGCCATCCACCCACTGCCCGCCCACCCTCACCTCAAGCGGGTGCGGCGCAGCCGAGATGCCCACGGCCCCCACGCCCTGGAAATGCTGCTCTGCCTGGTGGGACCCGCCACGGGCTCCTGCTCTCTGGCCGAGCTCCTACCCAGGCCAGCTGTGGACCCCCAGGGACTGGGACAGCCCTTCCTGGTGCCTGTGCCTGCCTGGCCTCCCCTGACCCGGGGCCAGTTTGAAGAGGCTCAAGCCCACTGGCCCATATCCTTCCACGAGGACAAGCAGGTGACCAGCGCCCTGGCCGGGCAGCTCTTCTCAGCCCAGGAGCGGGCAGTGATGCAGAGCCACATGGAGCGGGCCGTGCTAGTGGCCCAGCAGGCAGCAGCCCGAGGCTTGAGGGCTGTGGGAGCCGTCGTGGTGGACCCGGTCTCGGGCCACGTGCTGGCCACGGGCCATGACTGCAGCTGTGCCGGCAGCCCCCTGCTGCATGCCGTCATGGTGTGTGTGGACCTGGTGGCCCAGGGCCAGGGCCGGGGCACCCGCAGCTTCAGGCACCACCCAGCCTGCTCCTTCGTCCCAGCTGCAGCCCAGTGTGTGCGGGTAGGCGCCGTGCGCAAgctggaggaggctgaggccgagGACGGCCTGCCCTATGTGTGCACCGGCTATGACCTCTATGTCACCCGTGAGCCCTGTGTGATGTGCGCCATGGCCCTGGTGCACTCCCGCGTCCAGCGGGTCTTCTACGGGGCACCCTCGCCTGACGGTGCCCTGGGCACACGCTTCCGCATCCACGCTCAGCCAGGCCTCAACCACCACTTCCAGGTCTTCCGCGGGGTGCTCGAGGACCAGTGTCGCTGCCTAGACCCCGACACCTAG
- the LOC101957259 gene encoding putative inactive tRNA-specific adenosine deaminase-like protein 3 isoform X2, with protein sequence MSACGMESAPGLTEQRGQKARSPAREPAPWQALPVLSEQQSRDVELVLAYAAPILDQRQTSRLLREVSAIHPLPAHPHLKRVRRSRDAHGPHALEMLLCLVGPATGSCSLAELLPRPAVDPQGLGQPFLVPVPAWPPLTRGQFEEAQAHWPISFHEDKQVTSALAGQLFSAQERAVMQSHMERAVLVAQQAAARGLRAVGAVVVDPVSGHVLATGHDCSCAGSPLLHAVMVCVDLVAQGQGRGTRSFRHHPACSFVPAAAQCVRVGAVRKLEEAEAEDGLPYVCTGYDLYVTREPCVMCAMALVHSRVQRVFYGAPSPDGALGTRFRIHAQPGLNHHFQVFRGVLEDQCRCLDPDT encoded by the exons ATG TCGGCCTGCGGGATGGAGTCGGCGCCCGGCCTCACTGAGCAGCGTGGTCAGAAGGCAAGGAGCCCCGCGAGGGAGCCAGCGCCGTGGCAAGCGCTCCCGGTCCTGTCGGAGCAGCAGTCCAGGGACGTGGAGCTGGTGCTGGCCTATGCCGCGCCCATCCTCGACCAGCGCCAGACCTCACGCCTCCTCAGGGAGGTGTCTGCCATCCACCCACTGCCCGCCCACCCTCACCTCAAGCGGGTGCGGCGCAGCCGAGATGCCCACGGCCCCCACGCCCTGGAAATGCTGCTCTGCCTGGTGGGACCCGCCACGGGCTCCTGCTCTCTGGCCGAGCTCCTACCCAGGCCAGCTGTGGACCCCCAGGGACTGGGACAGCCCTTCCTGGTGCCTGTGCCTGCCTGGCCTCCCCTGACCCGGGGCCAGTTTGAAGAGGCTCAAGCCCACTGGCCCATATCCTTCCACGAGGACAAGCAGGTGACCAGCGCCCTGGCCGGGCAGCTCTTCTCAGCCCAGGAGCGGGCAGTGATGCAGAGCCACATGGAGCGGGCCGTGCTAGTGGCCCAGCAGGCAGCAGCCCGAGGCTTGAGGGCTGTGGGAGCCGTCGTGGTGGACCCGGTCTCGGGCCACGTGCTGGCCACGGGCCATGACTGCAGCTGTGCCGGCAGCCCCCTGCTGCATGCCGTCATGGTGTGTGTGGACCTGGTGGCCCAGGGCCAGGGCCGGGGCACCCGCAGCTTCAGGCACCACCCAGCCTGCTCCTTCGTCCCAGCTGCAGCCCAGTGTGTGCGGGTAGGCGCCGTGCGCAAgctggaggaggctgaggccgagGACGGCCTGCCCTATGTGTGCACCGGCTATGACCTCTATGTCACCCGTGAGCCCTGTGTGATGTGCGCCATGGCCCTGGTGCACTCCCGCGTCCAGCGGGTCTTCTACGGGGCACCCTCGCCTGACGGTGCCCTGGGCACACGCTTCCGCATCCACGCTCAGCCAGGCCTCAACCACCACTTCCAGGTCTTCCGCGGGGTGCTCGAGGACCAGTGTCGCTGCCTAGACCCCGACACCTAG